The genomic region CTTGTACCATGGCTTGTCGTCATGTTGCAAAGCATCGACATCGTACTCTGCACCTCTTCTTGAAGATGGGACCCATGATGAAGATTTCCATGGTAGGACACCTTCAGAGTACATTTCattaacttcttccaaagttAGACCCTTGGTTTCAGGAACGAAGAAGTAGACGTAGAAGAAGGCGAATACCATACAACCCATAAAGACGTAACCGTAGTAGAAGTGAATAGCAGATGTAATAAATGGTGTGAAGAACCCAATCAGGAAACCCCAGATCCAGTTCGAGGCGGAAGCGATAGCCATTGCCTTACCCTTAACTCTAAGTGGATAGGATTCGGAGATAACCACGTATGCGATTGGAGCCCAAGTAGTAGCGAAACAGAAGATATAAAAGCACGCAAAGACAATCATACAGTTACCAGCACccttggaagaaatatcagGATGATCTGGACCGTCTGGCCATAATCTTGTAACACCAACAGATGCATAAACAACGTAACATGCAACCATACCAACACAACCGTATAATAGACAGTTACGACGACCGAAATGATCAACTGTGTATAAAGCAAAGAAGGTAGAAGCGAAGTTCACGATACCCAAGACGATCGAAGTTTCGAAAGAATCGTCCATACCGACAGATTGGAAAATTGTGGTACCGTAATAGAAGAAATAGTTATCACCAGTCAATTGTTGCAGAGATTGAATCATAATACCCATTAAAGTACGTCTGAACATACTTGGCTTACCGGTAATCAATTCACCCCATGATGCGTTACCTGCAGCCTTTTCCAATTCGATACTGGATTGGATCTTTAGGAGCTCATATTTCACAACAGGATCGTCAATAGAAACTTTGTTGGTCTTTGCCAAAGATTTTCTGGCctcttcaatttgatcaGTTTCAACCAAGAATCTTGCAGATTCTGGAACAAACATCATACCAAGAACCATAAAGATGGCCCAAGCGAAACATAGACCTAATGGAACTCTCCATTGGACAGAGTTAGAGTAGTTCTTGGTACCGTAGTTAGTACAGTAACCCAAGAAAATACCAAAAGTAATCATCAATTGGTAACATGAGACCAAAGTACCTCTTAAATGTTTAGGAGCGGTTTCCGAAATCAACATTGGCGACAAAACTGTGATACCACCAACACCTAAACCAGAAATAATTCTACCAATGAAATATTGGTACCATTTGTCCACAGATGCAATTTGAATAATGATACCAATAACATAGATTATAATAACGGTAATCAAACCAATTCTACGACCCCATCTATCACCGATGTTAGACAAAACAATACCACCAACGGCACAaccaatattgaaaatggaaacaatCAAACCAGTTCTAACATTGGACAAGTAGTGAGAACCATCGGCCTTTTCTTGACCGAATCTTCTAAGGAAATCAGTTTGGTTAACAAAACCAGAAATGGTACCAGTATCCCAACCGAAAACGAAACCACCAAAGGCAACCATAACACAACATAATGAAACAAATATGTATTCCTTTGCTGGCTTTTGTTGTAAGGTTTCTTCGGCTGTCTTTTCAAGGTCATTCAAATCCTCTTCATGCGATACCTTAAGGTCATTGGGACTACCGGCTTTTAATGCGGTATTAGTGTCGACGGAATGTTCAGTGCCACTTCCAGCACTCGTACTATCTGTCATTTGATTAGACATATTAGTGTATTTGCTTTCACtcttattattatattgAAGTGATCAATGCTTTCTGCAAGACTTAGGGTATATTGCATAGAATGGATGAATGGAATGAATTGTGATTACAACCCTGGTTTTCCAAGATGGTCTTTCGGGtgtttatatataatttGTTTCTCGATAAAGTCGTATGAGATGAAATGGATAGGATTCTCGCATGAGTTTTCGACACACGCTCCCCATGTCATTAACTCCTTGTCAACAGTAATCAGCCTATTCATTAGAAagaatttccaaattttgTTATGGGATTACCTAACCTTAAAAAGTTTCTACGGCTTAATAATgagaggaaaagaaaacctgGTGGATCATTAGAGAAATGCTACTAGGTTTCTGAAAACATCGAACAGTGAACCGTTTCCTACTGtactgaaaagaaagttttGGGTAACGAGCAAGCAAGCAGGAAGCTGTATGTCGTAAACTGATGGATGAActagaaagaagatattcCTCTACTGGATTTTTTAGAGGGTCAAAGGCACCGGAAAAACTAAAAACAACCAAGCACTGTCCataaagaaaggaaaagtaCTCAGATGATTCCTTAACTAAGCCTAAAATTGATCCGGCGTACCGCAGCTTGGTCTTTATCATCAGACATTGGTGGTGTGTGTTGGTGGTATGCTAGAGCTGGAGCTTCCTAAGTTTTGTTGGTTTGTTACTActtcctttctttttctcttcttgcTCATTACTTTTCGGTTGCTATCATCTCTTTGAAAGGGACAAATGACGTATCGGAAAAACTTATTTGCGCTCCGGAAAAACTTTTTCacgttttttttttacagGAAGAGGGACAAGTTTCTCCGGTTGTACTTTTGCGTAGAACTCTATTCTCGGCTTATTCCTCCTTGTAGCAATTACCAGCTTCGCTGAGACTAATGGCCGAGATACCGTTTAATGAATGTGCTATCTATTGATACAAACCTCGTGCGCACGTGACTTGTGCACTTTTCCGGTCCTTTTTTCCCTCACATAAGGTGAGGCCTTTTTGGCCCTTTTCCAGTGCACTAAAAGTGGAACTCCAGATGGTAAGACTCCAGATGGGGACCTCGAGAAGGGGACCTCGAGAAGGGGACCTCGAGAAGGGGACCTCGAGAAGGGGACCTCCAGACGAAGAACTCCAGACGAGGAACTCCAGATTGATCTCGAGATGAAAACTCCAGACAGAGAGGCCTCAAAAAACGGGACTCCAGTTTCGCTATTGTACGTTGCGGCATATATTCACGCATATTCGGATTAATTAAGTCAATCGGGTATTTCAAGCAAACAAAGCTATTCCACTAAAGTGAGCGAAAAAAGAGGGAAATATATTACTTTAAAACTAACTAACTAGGTGAGTAAATACGGTATTTCTATAGTACATGCACGCGCTCACGGAATACTGTCGAAAAGAATTTGGGGGGAAAAGTAATAGTGGTTTGCAAATATTAGTGATATgattattgttattattataattatTATCGGTGTTAGTATTATCTCTTTATCAAAGTAGTAGGTAGAACAGTGCTGGAGGAGAGACGTTGGGGTTAATCAACGTGTGTTGGTATCTAATAATAAAGGatgagaaagaaaagaatagaaaaaTAAGAGTGATATATTAAAACGTtaaaaattgatgaaggGAAGCACTTTTTATGAGTAAGGTTCTAGTTTTCATCGTATGCAGATTCTTCCACTTCAGATGATTCTGAAATGAAAGTAATTTCGCACCACCCGAAACCTTTCGATTCCTGGTCTTTAATAGTTAATTCGAAGTCGTCGAAAAACTGGTAGATATACGGTTTGGTACCAGCGACACCAGAAACGATGTTCTTGACAAAAGTTGGAATCTCAGCCATGACGTCGACTCTTTCCACCAGGTTATCCAATTTACCCTTGACGATAGTGTTGAATGGATCAGCAGATTCAACGTCATCGTCTTTGATGTCGGCATTGATACCGTTAAAGGAGACAGAGATTTCCTTTGGTACAGGCCATCCGACAGAATCGACTTCAGGGTCGATATATTCAGCATCGTTATCTACTGTCACGGATAAAATGTTCTTGGTGTCACATACAATCCCGATATTTACCGTAGTGTTGGCGTATGATTTAGGCGTGGTGAATTCCATAAGCACGGCAGTGTAGTCCTCTGATTGGAAGTTTAAAAAGGTCCAAGATTTGGCAGCATGATGTGGTTTCATACCTTGCATAGCGAAAACGAACATGGAAtaatgtttcttttcttctgaaaACTGTAAATCGATCTTGACATTAGTTTCCTCATTCTTAGCAGCAATCTTACCAGATATGTGGTTTCTTGGCCAGAAAACATGTCTCATACTACCCCAAGGTTGAGTAACATCGTCACCGTAGTAAGTGGATGGATCTTCACCGACTTTGACACCGTCAACTGCTCTACGGATGGTGAAATCCACTTCGACGTTTTCGTCCACGGTAGACTTGAATTGCACTTCGGTACCTTCTTCGTTCATTACAATAGATAGATTGTCAGCGTAGAAATTAGTTCCCTCTATTCTGAAATTCTCTAACTTCACCGATGTCCAAATTTGATCATCTGTATTTTCCTTGTGGTAAATCCTGAAAGTAAACTGAGCAGTAGTATGCAATCCAATGATGTTGGAATGGATCACTTGAGCGAACCCAGTGTATCCAGTTTCCAGATCAGTAAAGTAAAAAGTTGATGTCTCAACGTTCGTGTAGTCTGGATTCCTCCACTCGAAATCCTTCGTACTAGTAACATGGAATGGCTGCTTACCCTTAACTCTTTCAGTACATGGATGAATGTACTCTTGGCCATATTCTGGCTCAGCAATCCCTGTGACGGCACTAATACCACCTTGAATCCACTTCAACATTTCGATAGTGAATAAATTTGTAGGCTTAACTTTCGATGCAAACTCGAGATTTCTTACAGTAAAGCTATGCTTGATACTGTGTGCGTAGATGTGCGATGTTCAAATGACAAAGAAATAACTCGCTATTTTCTATGACTTACAGCAATCtaataaatcaaacaaacCGATGAGAAGGTTTGAGACTGAACTTACTCTGTAATTCACTTATTAGAATCAAtgaaatagaaaagaaatagaacGCAAACCCGTACAATAACTATAATCAATGACTACTGGACTGGTTCTGATGCGCTGATAACGACTGTTTTTGGTATTTGTCTCGCCCCCCTCGTTTACTGTTTGTTGTTTGTTGTTCTCTAAGTTTCGTTTCTTAAGTGAGATGagttttgttgattttttttctttttcgtaTGGGCGAAACGAGCTAGTCACGTGATCTGATGTTTTACGAGGAGCTTTGACCCTATTAGCACCAATAAAAAGCATTTGGGTTCCGTACCATCACTTGGTGGAATAGATCTCAGATGGGGGTCAGTAAACAATGCTGATGGGCCCTTGTAAGCACGGCATCAGTGCTTGGCAAATAATAGCAActgttacccggataaTACACGCATTTCCAAAATGTCAACAAACCAAAATCACCGAGAAACACGTAAGAAACTGATACATGATCCATCGATGAAGCAGGAAAAATACCCTATTAGCGCTCTATCTCTGGTCCATACCTAGTTTATACCTGCTTGAATCAATAGGACGAGCTGCGGTAGCCTTTTTACCAGTTTTTAATTGGATAAAATGCTGAATAAGCTTAATGCTAAtaagaagaataagaagaaagatggACAGAGCACCTTGAATatgttcttcaaagtgAAGAATAAGCCCGCATtagaatcatcttcaagttttAATTCACACTTCACTGAAAAAACTGTTTCTCCTCCAGTGAAAGCATTGAGAACACAGTCTGTGCTTTCGTCTTTGCATTCCCAAGGGTcgtttgaagaagaatcaaatgatgatttctACAGTCTGCTACGAGAAAAGAAACCAGTGAAAAACTTTAAGCCATCATCTCAAACGTTCCTATCATCGTCACAGTTTCAATGTCAGTCCGGTAGTTCCTTTTCGTCCCAAACTTCAACAGTATCGGGTTACTTTTCTTCCACAACTGCAACTGCAACTGCAACTGCAACTGCAACTGAATCTAGTTGGCAAAAACCTAAGCTGGAAAGAACATTATCAGGAGTCAAGAGAACGTATTCTGATGTATCAGATGGTTCACAaagttcttcatcttcaaatgcGTTATCTCTTTCCTCAGTAAAGCGCGTAAAGCCGATTCCAAGACAATCCATCGTTTCTCATACCAGTTCCAAGAGCTCCAAATCTAGCAGCATTAACGGAAGAATTGAACTAACTGCAGAGCAGAGGAAAGTAATAGAATATGTGTGCAAAGATAGATTGAATGTGTTCTATACAGGTAGCGCAGGTACAGGTAAGTCCGTTATATTGAGAACCATGATCTCGACGCTTAATGCAAAATATGGGAAAGATGCTGTAGCGGTCACTGCTTCCACAGGTCTTGCGGCGGTTAATATTGGAGGTATTACAATTAACAAATTCTCTGGTGTAGGTATTGGCCAAGGTGATGCTAATAGACTTATCAATATGgtcaaaagaaacaagacTAGTCTTAACAGATGGAAGAGAACTAAAGTTTTGATTGTGGatgaaatttcaatgattgATGGCTA from Kluyveromyces lactis strain NRRL Y-1140 chromosome D complete sequence harbors:
- the SVF1 gene encoding Svf1p (similar to uniprot|Q05515 Saccharomyces cerevisiae YDR346C SVF1 Protein with a potential role in cell survival pathways required for the diauxic growth shift expression in mammalian cells increases survival under conditions inducing apoptosis) → MLKWIQGGISAVTGIAEPEYGQEYIHPCTERVKGKQPFHVTSTKDFEWRNPDYTNVETSTFYFTDLETGYTGFAQVIHSNIIGLHTTAQFTFRIYHKENTDDQIWTSVKLENFRIEGTNFYADNLSIVMNEEGTEVQFKSTVDENVEVDFTIRRAVDGVKVGEDPSTYYGDDVTQPWGSMRHVFWPRNHISGKIAAKNEETNVKIDLQFSEEKKHYSMFVFAMQGMKPHHAAKSWTFLNFQSEDYTAVLMEFTTPKSYANTTVNIGIVCDTKNILSVTVDNDAEYIDPEVDSVGWPVPKEISVSFNGINADIKDDDVESADPFNTIVKGKLDNLVERVDVMAEIPTFVKNIVSGVAGTKPYIYQFFDDFELTIKDQESKGFGWCEITFISESSEVEESAYDEN
- a CDS encoding sugar porter family MFS transporter (uniprot|P18631 Kluyveromyces lactis RAG1 Low-affinity glucose transporter), which produces MSNQMTDSTSAGSGTEHSVDTNTALKAGSPNDLKVSHEEDLNDLEKTAEETLQQKPAKEYIFVSLCCVMVAFGGFVFGWDTGTISGFVNQTDFLRRFGQEKADGSHYLSNVRTGLIVSIFNIGCAVGGIVLSNIGDRWGRRIGLITVIIIYVIGIIIQIASVDKWYQYFIGRIISGLGVGGITVLSPMLISETAPKHLRGTLVSCYQLMITFGIFLGYCTNYGTKNYSNSVQWRVPLGLCFAWAIFMVLGMMFVPESARFLVETDQIEEARKSLAKTNKVSIDDPVVKYELLKIQSSIELEKAAGNASWGELITGKPSMFRRTLMGIMIQSLQQLTGDNYFFYYGTTIFQSVGMDDSFETSIVLGIVNFASTFFALYTVDHFGRRNCLLYGCVGMVACYVVYASVGVTRLWPDGPDHPDISSKGAGNCMIVFACFYIFCFATTWAPIAYVVISESYPLRVKGKAMAIASASNWIWGFLIGFFTPFITSAIHFYYGYVFMGCMVFAFFYVYFFVPETKGLTLEEVNEMYSEGVLPWKSSSWVPSSRRGAEYDVDALQHDDKPWYKAML